Proteins found in one Miscanthus floridulus cultivar M001 chromosome 4, ASM1932011v1, whole genome shotgun sequence genomic segment:
- the LOC136552239 gene encoding rop guanine nucleotide exchange factor 1-like: MASASEDEAASDRCSGSYSPSADVSESETSSDCSAPTTRRFASSSSASATVSRLASSSSSLPTPASATAFYLSKPASDLSEIDMMKERFAKLLLGEDMSGSGKGVCTALAISNAITNLSATVFGELWRLEPLATARKAMWTREMEWLLSVADSIVELTPSIQELPEGGGQFEVMVPRPRSDLYMNLPALRKLDAMLLAMIDGFKGTEFWYVDRGVMVEDSGGPFPSSSSSSSCGRPSVRQEEKWWLPCPRVPPKGLSEDARRKLQQSRDCANQILKAAMAINSDVLAEMEIPEVYLETLPKSGKSCLGEIIYRYITAEQFSPECLLDCLDLSSEHHTLEVANRIEAAIHVWKLKGKKKSTPQAKSKKSWGGKVKGLVGDKEKSNTLSERADGLLQSLRLRYPGLPQTSLDMNKIQYNKDVGQSILESYSRVLESLAFNIIARIDDVIYVDDATKKSAAAESVSIFNRGTGVPVQKRISPSPFSIQNTPYASPFATPTFCSSTPVTGSPGRVQPPFNKNNLGTQEIKVEKLFSGDLEKVWTYAGNLSARKDAGDAPERD, encoded by the exons ATGGCGAGCGCGTCGGAGGACGAGGCCGCCTCGGACCGCTGCAGCGGGAGCTACAGCCCCAGCGCCGACGTCAGCGAGTCCGAGACCTCCAGCGACTGCTCCGCGCCCACCACCCGCCgcttcgcctcctcctcctcggcctccgcCACCGTCTCCCGCCtcgcgtcctcctcctcgtcgctcCCCACCCCGGCATCGGCCACCGCCTTCTACCTCTCCAAGCCGGCCTCCGACCTCTCCG AGATCGACATGATGAAGGAGCGCTTCGCGAAGCTCCTGCTCGGCGAGGACATGTCCGGCAGCGGCAAGGGCGTCTGCACCGCGCTCGCCATCTCCAACGCCATCACCAACCTCTCCG CCACCGTGTTCGGCGAGCTCTGGAGGCTGGAGCCGCTCGCGACGGCGAGGAAGGCGATGTGGACGCGGGAGATGGAGTGGCTGCTCTCCGTCGCGGACTCCATCGTCGAGCTCACCCCCTCCATCCAGGAGCTCCCCGAAGGCGGCGGCCAGTTCGAGGTCATGGTCCCGCGCCCGCGCAGCGACCTCTACATGAACCTCCCCGCGCTCAGGAAGCTCGACGCCATGCTTCTCGCCATGATTGATGGGTTCAAGGGGACGGAGTTCTGGTACGTGGACAGGGGGGTCATGGTCGAGGACAGCGGGGGCCCGTtcccgtcgtcctcctcctcctcgtcttgTGGCCGGCCGTCGGTGCGGCAGGAGGAGAAGTGGTGGTTGCCCTGCCCACGAGTGCCGCCCAAGGGGCTGTCCGAGGATGCGAGGAGGAAGCTGCAGCAGAGCAGGGATTGTGCAAACCAGATACTGAAGGCGGCCATGGCGATTAACAGCGATGTGCTCGCGGAGATGGAAATCCCCGAAGTGTACCTGGAGACACTGCCCAAG AGTGGTAAATCTTGCTTGGGTGAGATAATTTACCGATACATAACAGCTGAGCAGTTCTCACCAGAATGTCTCCTAGATTGTTTGGATCTATCATCTGAGCACCACACACTTGAAGTGGCAAACAGAATAGAAGCTGCCATCCATGTTTGGAAACTGAAAGGCAAAAAAAAATCAACACCTCAAGCCAAATCAAAGAAATCTTGGGGTGGAAAGGTGAAGGGTCTTGTTGGAGATAAGGAAAAGAGCAACACTTTGTCTGAAAGAGCTGATGGTCTATTGCAGAGCCTAAGATTGAGGTATCCTGGTCTGCCACAAACTTCCCTTGACATGAACAAGATCCAGTATAACAAG GATGTTGGACAGTCCATACTTGAAAGTTACTCAAGGGTTCTGGAGAGCTTGGCATTCAACATAATTGCGAGAATTGATGATGTGATTTATGTTGATGATGCTACAAAGAAATCAGCTGCTGCCGAATCTGTTTCGATCTTCAATCGTGGCACAGGTGTGCCAGTTCAGAAAAGGATCTCTCCAAGCCCATTCTCTATTCAGAATACGCCATATGCCTCTCCATTTGCAACACCCACTTTCTGCTCCTCCACCCCAGTTACAGGCAGCCCTGGAAGAGTACAACCCCCATTCAACAAAAACAATCTAGGAACACAAGAAATCAAGGTCGAAAAGCTTTTTTCTGGCGATCTAGAGAAGGTCTGGACATATGCTGGAAACCTGAGCGCAAGGAAAGATGCGGGAGATGCTCCTGAGAGAGACTGA